TTCTAAATTATTAGGGTTAAATTTCTTAGGATTCATCACAGTACCGGGGATATGTCTAAAAATTAGGAATTCTTTAGATGAAAGTCTCAAATCATAACCATACGAGGAACATCCGTAACTCAAAACTGGTTTTTGTTGATTATTTGGCTCAAGATGACGAACCAAATTTGATTGGAAGGGGCTTATCATTCCTTCAGCCGCTTTTTGATTTATCCAGAGATCATTTTTAAGCATTTTTATGAGCGAAGTTCTGTGATTTGGTTAGCCATTAATAGTAAATCTTTAGGAATACCTGTTCCAGTTAGGATTACATCTCCTGATATAAATCGGTTTTCAAGTGTTGAAATCAAATCATGCTTATCAATAATTTTCATCTCAATAGCAAGAGAAATTTCATCAAGTATGATTTGATCATTTTCACCAGAAAGTAATTCTTTTTTGCAAAAGTTCCATAATTTAAAAATAGATTCATGAATAGATTGTTTTAAATTTTTATTATTTTCAATTTCTTCCTGATTATATTGATCAAAGGAATGTGATGATCTTATCCACGTTAAATTACCACAAAGCTTTACTGCATTAGCAATTCCTTGTTGAACCCCTCCTTTCATAAATTGTACTAAAAGTACTTTCCTCCCAAGTGCAGCATTTCTTAATGAGTCTCTAATTATTGAGGTATAACTTCCTCTATAAGAAGATTGATAGATTTGGATTTGCCCGTTTTGTGTGAATCTTTGTGAGTTTTTTTCGTCGGCAGTTCTTATTTTTACAACTTCAAGATTACTTTTGGAATAATTATTAGATGAACTAATGACCATTATGTTAGGGTATCTTTTCTACATGCAGTATAATTTGAAATTTATTGCACTGCATATAGTGTAATTTTACTTAAAAAAGCTTTGATAAAGTTGAAAGTAAATAAGAGAAATTTATAAAGGAATAAATAAAAATTGAAAAATGTTACTGTTGATACAAGAACTTTTAAGGCGTCTCCTTAAATTTTTTAATAATAAAGATATTTATGATACCTTCTTCTCGAGGATTAAACCACTTTAGCTCGCAACAGTCCGGAAATAATAAAATTAATACTGTTGGAGAACGTTTTCCAATTAATAGAACTTTAATGGAAGTAATTAAAGGTCTAGATGGCGCAAGTACAGAAATGGTTGAGAGATCTAAAACAATATTTTTCCCTGGAGATCCTGCTGAGAGAGTTTATTTGATAAGAAGAGGAGCAGT
This region of Prochlorococcus marinus str. GP2 genomic DNA includes:
- a CDS encoding cob(I)yrinic acid a,c-diamide adenosyltransferase, which gives rise to MVISSSNNYSKSNLEVVKIRTADEKNSQRFTQNGQIQIYQSSYRGSYTSIIRDSLRNAALGRKVLLVQFMKGGVQQGIANAVKLCGNLTWIRSSHSFDQYNQEEIENNKNLKQSIHESIFKLWNFCKKELLSGENDQIILDEISLAIEMKIIDKHDLISTLENRFISGDVILTGTGIPKDLLLMANQITELRS